A region of the Streptomyces sp. NBC_00442 genome:
CGTCGACCTTCAGCGCGGTCAGCTCGACGCCCGAGTCCTTCGTCATGGCGTCGCTGATCTCGCGGGTCTGCCAGGCGGTGGCCTCCAGGACGGCGCGCGCGATGTGCGCCTTGGTGACGTACCGGGTCAGGCCGGCGATCACGCCACGGGCGTCCGGGCGCCAGTACGGGGCGAACAGGCCGGAGAAGGCCGGCACGAAGTAGGCGCCGCCGTTGTCCTCGACGGAGGACGCGAGCGTCTCGATCTCGGCCGCGGTCTTGATCATGCCCATCTGGTCGCGCATCCACTGGACGAGCGAGCCGGTGACGGCGATGGACCCTTCGAGGGCGTAGACCGGCTTCTGGTCGCCGATCTGGTAGCCGACGGTGGTGAGCAGGCCGTTGTAGGAGTTGACGGGCTTGTCACCGGTGTTCATCAGCATGAAGGTGCCGGTGCCGTAGGTGGACTTGGCCTCGCCCTCGGAGAAACAGGTCTGGCCGAACAGCGCCGCCTGCTGGTCGCCGAGCGCGGAGGCGACGGGGATGCCGTCGAGGACGCCGCCCTTGGCGTGCCCGTACACCTCGGCGGAGGAGCGGATCTCGGGCAGTACGGTCGCCGGGATGTCCATGGACTGAAGGATCTTGTCGTCCCACGCCATGTCGTGCAGGTTCATCAGGAGCGTGCGAGAGGCGTTGGTGACGTCGGTGACGTGCACGCCGCCGTCGGTGCCGCCGGTCAGGTTCCAGATGACCCAGGAGTCCATGGTGCCGAAGAGGATGTCGCCGCGCTCGGCGCGCTCGCGCAGCCCCTCGACATTGTCGAGCAGCCAGCGGACCTTCGGCCCCGCGAAGTAGGAGGCGAGCGGCAGGCCGGTCTGGCGGCGGAAGCGGTCCTGGCCCACGTTGCGGCCGAGCTCGCGGCAGAGCGCGTCGGTGCGGGTGTCCTGCCAGACGAGCGCGTTGTGCACGGGCTCGCCGGTGGTCTTGTCCCACATCAGCGTGGTCTCGCGCTGGTTGGTGATGCCGATCGCCTTGACGTCGGCGGAGGTGATGCCCGCCTTCTCGACCGCCCCGGCCACGACCTCCTGGACGTTGGCCCAGATCTCGTTGGCGTCGTGCTCGACCCAGCCCGGCTTCGGGAAGATCTGCTCGTGTTCCTTCTGCTCGACCGAGACGATCCGGCCGTCCTTGTCGAAGACGATGCAGCGGCTGGAGGTGGTGCCCTGGTCGATGGCCGCGATGAACGGGCCGGTGGAGTGGATGTCGCTCATGGGTGCTCCCGGAAGTCCGAAGGGGGTCGTCGCGTCGTGTCTCGTCAGGCGAAGGCGATGTTGTAGATGCCGCCGGCGATCGCTCCGCCGATCAGCGGGCCGACGACCGGGATCCACGCGTAGCTCCAGTCCGAGCCGCCCTTGTTGGGCAGCGGCAGCAGGGAGTGCACGATGCGCGGACCGAGGTCACGGACCGGGTTGATGGCGTAGCCGGTCGGACCGCCGATCGAGAGGCCGATCGCGACCACGACGAGCGCGGTGATCAGGACACCGATGACGCCGAGACCCTTGCCGTCGCCGTTGAGGCCCTGGGTCAGGATGGCCAGGACCAGCACGATGGTGGCGATGACCTCCGTGACCACGTTCTGGACCACGTTGCGGATTTCCGGGCCGGTCGAGAAGACGCCGAGCACCGGGCCGGCCGCGCTCTCGCGGGCCTCGACGGACTTGCCCTCCGCCTCACCCACGATCTCGGGGTCGGTCAGGTGGGCGTGGAACTGGCCGTAGTAGGCGAGCCACACCAGCACCGCGCCGATCATGGCGCCGAGGATCTGTCCGCCGAGGTACACGGGGACGTCGCTCCACTTGGTGCCGCCCTCGATCGCGAGACCCAGGGTCACCGCGGGGTTGAGGTGGGCGCCCGAGAGCGGGGCCGAGATGTAGGCACCGGTCAGGACCGCGAAGCCCCACCCGAAGGTGATCGCGAGCCAGCCGGCGTTGCGCGCCTTGGAACGCTTCAGGGTGACGGCGGCGCAGACGCCACCGCCCAGCAGGATCAGTATGGCGGTACCGATGGTCTCGCCGATGAAGATGTCGTGGCTGGACATCCGCGACTCCTTTGTCCTTCGTCCAGGGGGAAACCCCAACAGGCAGAGCACCGGGTTCCTCCGGTGTTCCGCGCCCTCGTGCTGAGGACTGCCGGCCCATGGCGTTGTCACACTCTAACTCGTATTGCCGGTAGGTGTTCGACAATGCCGACCGTTGAACGGCAGTTTTGCCCTCGGGTTAACTGCGCGTCAATACTTATGTGGCGGGAATCCCGATCGTTACCAGGTGGTACGAACCACCAAACGCCGACCCGGGCCCGGGGGCAACTCGAAGCCCTCGCGAGGGCCCCGAACAGGGCCCGTGGGCCGGGCGGGGAGGCGCTAGAAGCGGCCGGCGCCCAGGTCCCGCGAGACCGCGCGGGCACAGTCGCGCACCGCGGCCACCAGGTCGGGCCGCACCTCGCCCTCCTTGCAGACGCGCTCCACGGCTCCCGTGACGCCCACCGCGCCGACCGGCATCCTGCGCCGGTCGTGGATGGGGGCGGCCACCGAGGCGACGCCCACCCAGGTCTCCTCGATGTCGGAGCCCCAGCCGCGCGCCCGGGTCAGCGCGAGCAGCTCCTCGAAACCGTCGGCCGAGGTGACGGTGCCGGGCGTGAACGCCTCGTGCACCTTGTCCACGGCCTCGGTGTGCGCCACCGGGTCGTACGCGGAGAGCACCTTGCCCAGGGCCGTGGAGTGCAGCGGCTGCATGGCCCCCACCTCCAGCACCTGGCGGCTGTCGTCGGGCCGGAAGACGTGGTGCATGATCAGCACGCCCTGCTGGTGGAGCACCCCCACGTACACGCTCTCGCCGCTGGACCGCGCCAGGTCGTCGGTCCACACCAGGGCGCGGGCCCGCAGCTCGTGGACGTCCAGATAGCTGTTGCCCAGGCGCAGCAGCTCGGCGCCCAGCTGGTAGCGGCCCGACGCCGGGTCCTGCTCCACGAAGCCCTCGGCCTGCAGCGTGCGCAGGATGCCGTGCGCGGTGCCCTTGGCGAGGCCCAGCGAGGAGGCCACGTCGGACAGGCCGAGCCGTCGCTCGCCGCCCGCGAGCAGCCGCAGCATGGCGGCCGCCCGTTCGAGCGACTGGATGTTGCGCGCCATCGCGCTCCCTCCCTTTCGGGCACTGCTGAACCGGCTGTCGCCCCTGACGCGGCCGGCTCTGACATGACTGGTTCGACAATGCTGAACAGTATCGGCCGTTGCCGACCTCGTGTCACCGTGACAGTCACCCCCCGGCCCCTTCAGGATGGCTGTGCGCGGCCCCATCCTCCGCGTCCGCCCCCTGATACACCCGCGCGCGGCCGGGCACCGCCCGGTTAGGCTGGCCGCGTGTGCCCTCCCACCGGAGGGCGCAAAGCCGACAGCCGTCGCACTCCAGGGAGTAAATCCATGGCCTCGTTGCCGACCCCTTCCGCTGACAGCCGGACCCGTATCGACGCCCTCCGTGAGGCCCTCGCCACCCGGGTGGTGGTGGCGGACGGTGCGATGGGAACCATGCTGCAGGCGCAGGATCCCACCCTGGAGGACTTCCAGGACCTCGAAGGCTGCAACGAGGTCCTCAACGCGACCCGGCCCGACATCGTGCGCTCGGTCCACGAGGCGTACTTCGCGGTCGGTGTGGACTGCGTGGAGACCAACACCTTCGGCGCCAACCACACCGCGATGAGCGAGTACGACATCCCCGAGCGGGTCTTCGAACTGTCGGAGTCCGGCGCCCGGATCGCCCGCGAGGTCGCCGACGAGTTCACCGCGTCGACCGGACAGCAGCGCTGGGTGCTCGGCTCCATCGGCCCCGGCACGAAGCTGCCGACCCTCGGGCACATCGACTACAAGACGCTGCGCGACGGCTTCCAGGCCAACGCCGAGGGCCTGCTCGCGGGCGGCGCGGACGCCCTGATCGTCGAGACCACCCAGGATCTGCTCCAGACGAAGTCGGCCGTGCTCGGAGCCCGCCGCGCCATGGAGGCGACCGGGACCGACCTGCCCCTGGTCGTCTCGCTCGCCTTCGAGACGACCGGCACGATGCTGCTCGGCTCCGAGATCGGCGCCGCGCTGACCGCGCTCGAACCGCTCGGCATCGACATGATCGGCCTGAACTGCTCGACCGGCCCCGCCGAGATGAGCGAGCACCTGCGCTACCTGACCCGGCACTCCCGCATCCCGCTGCTCTGCATGCCCAACGCCGGCCTGCCCGTCCTGACCCGCGACGGCGCCCACTTCCCGCTCGGCCCCGAGGGCCTCGCGGACGCGCAGGAGAACTTCGTCCGCGACTACGGCCTCTCCCTGGTGGGCGGGTGCTGCGGTACGACGCCGGAGCACCTGCGCCAGGTCGTGGAGCGGGTGCGCGGCACCGCCCCCGGGGAGCGCAGTCCGCGCCCCGAGCCGGGCGCCGCCTCGCTCTACCAGACGGTGCCGTTCCGCCAGGACACCGCGTACATGGCGATCGGCGAGCGGACCAACGCCAACGGGTCGAAGAAGTTCCGCGAGGCCATGCTGGAGGCCCGCTGGGACGACTGCGTGGAGATGGCGCGCGACCAGATCCGCGAGGGCGCCCACATGCTCGACCTGTGCGTGGACTATGTCGGCCGTGACGGCGTGGCGGACATGGCCGAGCTGGCCGGCCGCTTCGCGACCGCCTCCACCCTGCCCATCGTCCTGGACTCCACCGAACTCCCGGTCCTGCGGGCCGGGTTGGAGAAGCTCGGCGGCCGTGCGGTCATCAACTCCGTCAACTACGAGGACGGCGACGGACCCGAGTCGCGCTTCGTGAAGGTCACCCAGCTGGCGGCCGAGCACGGCGCCGCGCTGATCGCGCTCACCATCGACGAGGAGGGCCAGGCCCGCACCGTCGAGACCAAGGTCGCCATCGCCGAGCGCCTCATCGAGGACCTGACCGGCAACTGGGGGGTGCACGAGGCGGACATCCTCATCGACACCCTCACGTTCACCATCTGCACCGGCCAGGAGGAGTCCCGCAAGGACGGCATCGCCACCATCGAGGCGATCCGCGAACTCAAGCGCCGCCGGCCCGACGTGCAGACCACCCTCGGCCTGTCCAACATCTCCTTCGGCCTCAACCCGGCCGCCCGCGTCGTCCTCAACTCCGTCTTCCTCGACGAGTGCGTCAAGGCCGGCCTCGACTCCGCGATCGTGCACGCCTCCAAGATCCTCCCCATCGCCCGCCTGGAGGAGGAGCAGGTCAAGGTCGCCCTGGACCTGATCTACGACCGGCGCGCCGAAGGCTACGACCCCCTCCAGCGGCTCATGGAGCTGTTCGAGGGCGTCAACATGAAGTCGATGAAGGCGGGCAAGGCCGAGGAGCTGCTCGCGCTGCCCCTGGACGAGCGGCTCCAGCGCCGCATCATCGACGGCGAGAAGAACGGCCTGGAGGCCGACCTCGACGAGGCGCTCCAGGACACGCCCGCCCTGGACATCGTGAACAACACCCTGCTCGCCGGCATGAAGGTGGTCGGCGAACTGTTCGGCTCCGGCCAGATGCAGCTGCCGTTCGTGCTCCAGTCCGCCGAGGTGATGAAGGCGGCGGTGGCCCATCTGGAGCCGCACATGGAGAAGTCGGACGCGGAGGGCAAGGGCACGATCGTGCTGGCCACCGTGCGCGGCGACGTCCACGACATCGGCAAGAACCTCGTCGACATCATCCTGTCCAACAACGGCTACAACGTCGTCAACCTCGGCATCAAGCAGCCGGTCTCCGCGATCCTGGAAGCCGCCGAGGAGCACCGCGCCGACGTGATCGGCATGTCCGGCCTCCTGGTCAAGTCCACCGTGATCATGAAGGAGAACCTGGAGGAGCTGAACCAGCGCAAGCTGGCGGCCGAGTACCCCGTCATCCTCGGCGGCGCAGCCCTCACCCGCGCCTACGTCGAGCAGGACCTGCACGAGATCTACGAGGGCGAAGTCCGCTACGCCCGCGACGCGTTCGAGGGCCTGCGGCTCATGGACGCCCTGATCGGCGTCAAGCGCGGCGTGCCCGGCGTGGTCCTGCCCGAGCTCAAGCAGCGCCGGGTGCCCAAGCGGGACACTCCGGTCCTGGAAGTGACCGAGGAGCCGGAGGGTTCGGTGCGCTCGGACGTGGCCACCGACAACCCGGTGCCCACCCCGCCGTTCTGGGGGACCCGCGTCGTCAAGGGCATCCCGCTCAAGGAGTACGCGTCCTGGCTCGACGAGGGCGCCCTGTTCAAGGGCCAGTGGGGCCTCAAGGAAGCCCGCAAGGGCGGACCGACGTACGAGGAGCTGGTGGAGACCGAGGGCCGCCCCCACCTGCGCGGCTGGCTCGACAAGCTGCACACCGAGGGCCTCCTGGAGGCGGCCGTCGTGCACGGCTACTTCCCCTGCGTGTCCAAGGGCGACGACCTGATCCTCCTCAACGACGACGGCAGCGAGCGCACCCGCTTCACCTTCCCGCGCCAGCGCCGCGGCCGCCGCCTGTGCCTCGCGGACTTCTTCCGCCCCGAGGAGTCCGGCGAGGTGGACGTGGTCGGCCTCCAGGTCGTCACCGTCGGCTCCCGGATCGGCGAGGAGACGGCCAAGCTGTTCGAGGCCAACTCCTACCGCGACTACCTCGAACTGCACGGCCTGTCCGTCCAGTTGGCCGAGGCGCTCGCCGAGTACTGGCACGCCCGGGTGCGTTCCGAGCTCGGCTTCGCAGGCGAGGACCCCTCCGACGTGGAGGACATGTTCGCGCTCAAGTACCGCGGCGCGCGCTTCTCGCTCGGGTACGGCGCCTGCCCCGATCTCGAGGACCGGGCCAAGATCGCCGAGCTGCTCGAACCGGAGCGGATCGGCGTCCACCTCTCCGAGGAGTTCCAGCTCCACCCGGAGCAGTCCACCGACGCCATCGTCATCCACCACCCCGAAGCCAAGTACTTCAACGCCCGATGACCAAGCGCCCCGGTTAATTCAGCGCACGTTCAGCGGACCGGACGTACACTGGTCGGCCCAGTAAAAAGGCCGGTCGCTTTTCCCCACTGGGGGAGGCGGCCGGCCTTTGCGTCCCTTCAGGAGGTGTGCCGATGACCAGTACGGTCCCCACGACGACGAGCACGACCACGACCACGACGCCCAGGGCCACGCCGCTGGCGCAGACACGCATGGCCGAAGGCTCCGCCCTCCAGGCCGTGCTCCTCGACATGGACGGCACGCTCGTCGACACCGAGGGGTTCTGGTGGGACGCCGAGCGCGAGGCGTTCGCGACCCTCGGGCACGTCCTGGACGAG
Encoded here:
- the glpK gene encoding glycerol kinase GlpK; this translates as MSDIHSTGPFIAAIDQGTTSSRCIVFDKDGRIVSVEQKEHEQIFPKPGWVEHDANEIWANVQEVVAGAVEKAGITSADVKAIGITNQRETTLMWDKTTGEPVHNALVWQDTRTDALCRELGRNVGQDRFRRQTGLPLASYFAGPKVRWLLDNVEGLRERAERGDILFGTMDSWVIWNLTGGTDGGVHVTDVTNASRTLLMNLHDMAWDDKILQSMDIPATVLPEIRSSAEVYGHAKGGVLDGIPVASALGDQQAALFGQTCFSEGEAKSTYGTGTFMLMNTGDKPVNSYNGLLTTVGYQIGDQKPVYALEGSIAVTGSLVQWMRDQMGMIKTAAEIETLASSVEDNGGAYFVPAFSGLFAPYWRPDARGVIAGLTRYVTKAHIARAVLEATAWQTREISDAMTKDSGVELTALKVDGGMTSNNLLMQTLSDFLDAPVVRPMVAETTCLGAAYAAGLAVGFWPDTDALRANWRRAAEWTPRMDADRRDSEYKNWLKAVERTMGWIEDEE
- a CDS encoding MIP/aquaporin family protein: MSSHDIFIGETIGTAILILLGGGVCAAVTLKRSKARNAGWLAITFGWGFAVLTGAYISAPLSGAHLNPAVTLGLAIEGGTKWSDVPVYLGGQILGAMIGAVLVWLAYYGQFHAHLTDPEIVGEAEGKSVEARESAAGPVLGVFSTGPEIRNVVQNVVTEVIATIVLVLAILTQGLNGDGKGLGVIGVLITALVVVAIGLSIGGPTGYAINPVRDLGPRIVHSLLPLPNKGGSDWSYAWIPVVGPLIGGAIAGGIYNIAFA
- a CDS encoding IclR family transcriptional regulator, which gives rise to MARNIQSLERAAAMLRLLAGGERRLGLSDVASSLGLAKGTAHGILRTLQAEGFVEQDPASGRYQLGAELLRLGNSYLDVHELRARALVWTDDLARSSGESVYVGVLHQQGVLIMHHVFRPDDSRQVLEVGAMQPLHSTALGKVLSAYDPVAHTEAVDKVHEAFTPGTVTSADGFEELLALTRARGWGSDIEETWVGVASVAAPIHDRRRMPVGAVGVTGAVERVCKEGEVRPDLVAAVRDCARAVSRDLGAGRF
- the metH gene encoding methionine synthase — encoded protein: MASLPTPSADSRTRIDALREALATRVVVADGAMGTMLQAQDPTLEDFQDLEGCNEVLNATRPDIVRSVHEAYFAVGVDCVETNTFGANHTAMSEYDIPERVFELSESGARIAREVADEFTASTGQQRWVLGSIGPGTKLPTLGHIDYKTLRDGFQANAEGLLAGGADALIVETTQDLLQTKSAVLGARRAMEATGTDLPLVVSLAFETTGTMLLGSEIGAALTALEPLGIDMIGLNCSTGPAEMSEHLRYLTRHSRIPLLCMPNAGLPVLTRDGAHFPLGPEGLADAQENFVRDYGLSLVGGCCGTTPEHLRQVVERVRGTAPGERSPRPEPGAASLYQTVPFRQDTAYMAIGERTNANGSKKFREAMLEARWDDCVEMARDQIREGAHMLDLCVDYVGRDGVADMAELAGRFATASTLPIVLDSTELPVLRAGLEKLGGRAVINSVNYEDGDGPESRFVKVTQLAAEHGAALIALTIDEEGQARTVETKVAIAERLIEDLTGNWGVHEADILIDTLTFTICTGQEESRKDGIATIEAIRELKRRRPDVQTTLGLSNISFGLNPAARVVLNSVFLDECVKAGLDSAIVHASKILPIARLEEEQVKVALDLIYDRRAEGYDPLQRLMELFEGVNMKSMKAGKAEELLALPLDERLQRRIIDGEKNGLEADLDEALQDTPALDIVNNTLLAGMKVVGELFGSGQMQLPFVLQSAEVMKAAVAHLEPHMEKSDAEGKGTIVLATVRGDVHDIGKNLVDIILSNNGYNVVNLGIKQPVSAILEAAEEHRADVIGMSGLLVKSTVIMKENLEELNQRKLAAEYPVILGGAALTRAYVEQDLHEIYEGEVRYARDAFEGLRLMDALIGVKRGVPGVVLPELKQRRVPKRDTPVLEVTEEPEGSVRSDVATDNPVPTPPFWGTRVVKGIPLKEYASWLDEGALFKGQWGLKEARKGGPTYEELVETEGRPHLRGWLDKLHTEGLLEAAVVHGYFPCVSKGDDLILLNDDGSERTRFTFPRQRRGRRLCLADFFRPEESGEVDVVGLQVVTVGSRIGEETAKLFEANSYRDYLELHGLSVQLAEALAEYWHARVRSELGFAGEDPSDVEDMFALKYRGARFSLGYGACPDLEDRAKIAELLEPERIGVHLSEEFQLHPEQSTDAIVIHHPEAKYFNAR